A window of Ciconia boyciana chromosome 27, ASM3463844v1, whole genome shotgun sequence contains these coding sequences:
- the TMEM106C gene encoding transmembrane protein 106C isoform X2, protein MGSVLSLSVNNATSRQRKKAEEDDDDLLNSRDRVEDIAKFPYVEFTEQVNELVALIPYSDQRLRPQRTKLYVLLSVLLCLLISGLVVFFLFPHSVLVDDDGIKVVQVWFDKKNSVVVLAITATLRIRNSNFYSVTVTSLTSQVQYMNTVVGTQQITNVSSIQPLSDKLVNFTVKAELGGSFSYVYFFCTFPKVKVHNIVIFMRTSVKLLYIGHVTQSTLETYHYVDCSTNSTAAQDPLPLLSPSTRGAAKAKSKP, encoded by the exons ATGGGTTCTgtgctttccctctctgttaATAATGCTACCtcaaggcagaggaagaaggctGAGGAGGATGATGATGACTTACTCAATAGCCGAGACCGTGTGGAAGACATTGCCAAGTTTCCATATGTTGAATTCACAG agcaggTAAATGAGCTGGTGGCTCTGATACCCTACAGTGACCAACGGCTTCGTCCACAGAGAAC AAAGCTGTATGTCCTGCTGTcggtgctgctctgcctgctgataTCGGGGCTGgtggttttcttcctgttccccCACTCTGTCCTGGTGGATGACGACGGTATTAAAGTGGTTCAGGTTTGGTTCGACAAGAAGAACTCCGTTGTCGTTCTTGCCATCACG GCCACCTTACGGATCAGGAACTCCAACTTCTACTCGGTGACGGTGACCAGCCTGACTAGTCAGGTGCAGTACATGAACACCGTGGTGGGAACCCAGCAGATCACCAACGTCTCCAGCATCCAGCCGCTGAGTGACAAACTG GTGAATTTCACTGTGAAGGCGGAGCTGGGTGGATCCTTCTCCTATGTGTA TTTCTTTTGCACGTTTCCCAAGGTGAAGGTACATAACATAGTGATCTTCATGAG gacGTCGGTGAAGCTCTTGTACATCGGCCACGTGACGCAGAGCACTTTGGAAACGTACCACTACGTGGATTGCAGTACCAACTCCACGGCTGCCCAGGACCCGCTGCCTCTGCTGTCCCCCTCGACGCGAGGTGCAGCCAAAGCCAAGAGCAAGCCCTGA
- the TMEM106C gene encoding transmembrane protein 106C isoform X1 — protein sequence MGSVLSLSVNNATSRQRKKAEEDDDDLLNSRDRVEDIAKFPYVEFTGQDSITCPSCQGTGCIPTEQVNELVALIPYSDQRLRPQRTKLYVLLSVLLCLLISGLVVFFLFPHSVLVDDDGIKVVQVWFDKKNSVVVLAITATLRIRNSNFYSVTVTSLTSQVQYMNTVVGTQQITNVSSIQPLSDKLVNFTVKAELGGSFSYVYFFCTFPKVKVHNIVIFMRTSVKLLYIGHVTQSTLETYHYVDCSTNSTAAQDPLPLLSPSTRGAAKAKSKP from the exons ATGGGTTCTgtgctttccctctctgttaATAATGCTACCtcaaggcagaggaagaaggctGAGGAGGATGATGATGACTTACTCAATAGCCGAGACCGTGTGGAAGACATTGCCAAGTTTCCATATGTTGAATTCACAGGTCAGGACAGCATCACCTGTCCCTCTTGCCAAGGCACTGGCTGCATTCCCACAG agcaggTAAATGAGCTGGTGGCTCTGATACCCTACAGTGACCAACGGCTTCGTCCACAGAGAAC AAAGCTGTATGTCCTGCTGTcggtgctgctctgcctgctgataTCGGGGCTGgtggttttcttcctgttccccCACTCTGTCCTGGTGGATGACGACGGTATTAAAGTGGTTCAGGTTTGGTTCGACAAGAAGAACTCCGTTGTCGTTCTTGCCATCACG GCCACCTTACGGATCAGGAACTCCAACTTCTACTCGGTGACGGTGACCAGCCTGACTAGTCAGGTGCAGTACATGAACACCGTGGTGGGAACCCAGCAGATCACCAACGTCTCCAGCATCCAGCCGCTGAGTGACAAACTG GTGAATTTCACTGTGAAGGCGGAGCTGGGTGGATCCTTCTCCTATGTGTA TTTCTTTTGCACGTTTCCCAAGGTGAAGGTACATAACATAGTGATCTTCATGAG gacGTCGGTGAAGCTCTTGTACATCGGCCACGTGACGCAGAGCACTTTGGAAACGTACCACTACGTGGATTGCAGTACCAACTCCACGGCTGCCCAGGACCCGCTGCCTCTGCTGTCCCCCTCGACGCGAGGTGCAGCCAAAGCCAAGAGCAAGCCCTGA